Proteins from a genomic interval of Deltaproteobacteria bacterium:
- the ubiE gene encoding bifunctional demethylmenaquinone methyltransferase/2-methoxy-6-polyprenyl-1,4-benzoquinol methylase UbiE has product MYRLSDRNRSIGEMFSSIAPRYDFLNRLLSLGVDRRWRRLAVAETVPSTGGRFLDVATGTADMALEILRRKGAGASVAGVDLSVEMMRVGQEKCARAGQSRSVAFLRAPGECLPFRDASFDSACVAFGIRNVADRERGLREMCRAVRPGGRVVVLEFSSPPGTIFGALYRFYFRSVLPRIGGIFSRGSAYAYLPESVHAFPEPPAFAEMMRAAGCVSVTRRPLTFGIVTLYVGVR; this is encoded by the coding sequence TTGTATCGACTCAGCGACCGCAACCGGTCCATCGGGGAAATGTTCTCCTCCATCGCTCCCCGGTACGATTTCCTCAACCGGCTGCTGTCGCTGGGGGTGGACCGGCGTTGGCGCCGTCTCGCCGTGGCGGAAACCGTCCCGTCGACCGGCGGAAGATTCCTGGACGTCGCGACCGGAACGGCCGACATGGCGTTGGAGATATTGCGCCGGAAAGGCGCGGGAGCGTCCGTCGCCGGCGTCGACCTCTCCGTGGAGATGATGCGGGTGGGGCAGGAGAAATGCGCACGGGCGGGGCAATCCCGAAGCGTCGCGTTCCTTCGGGCTCCGGGGGAATGCCTCCCGTTCCGGGACGCCTCCTTCGATTCGGCCTGCGTCGCCTTCGGGATCCGGAACGTGGCGGACCGCGAGCGGGGCCTTCGGGAGATGTGCCGCGCCGTCCGACCCGGCGGGCGCGTGGTGGTTCTCGAATTCTCCTCGCCCCCCGGGACGATCTTCGGCGCCCTGTACCGGTTCTACTTCAGGAGCGTCCTGCCGCGGATCGGCGGGATCTTCTCCCGGGGGTCCGCCTACGCGTACCTGCCCGAGTCGGTGCACGCGTTCCCCGAGCCTCCCGCCTTTGCCGAAATGATGCGGGCGGCGGGTTGCGTTTCCGTAACCCGCCGCCCGCTCACGTTCGGAATCGTCACCCTGTACGTCGGGGTGCGGTAA
- a CDS encoding FecR domain-containing protein — protein sequence MKRAAFYIAASIAAFILAGVPPTLAQEEEGPEGGISAYAVARVKVLDGSVWVRPSDGGEWEEFSSNSPIPPRSRVSVPDGSEAELQFHGGQFVLLTSGTDLEVRDLQEGKSVFRLRAGEIRFDLPPDDFAPVSVRVPGGALAQFPVPGRQWLTVTDSDETRLVVRRGTAVVTVEGDEHPLRAGQEAVIGRDVAVGQYRGGADESAEPPPPFEAEAQGDAPPVVVNELQEYGEWVNVPTYGSVWRPRVAVGWSPYVYGRWAWISPYGWTWVSNEPWGWYPYRCGYWLTDPVFGWIWSPYNAFVSVNFVFGSNRYRHHNVFFRPATVRFVSEGRNVRWVPLRPGERFRPVEFARGDARLARWNRPLDSGRVFVRGGPDRREWRNWSAVRTERQAEIRKTRAAQPRPDTRTVRPERRAVRSPAAVERKKSAERPKKGMQVKQRETRPAPQEDRGTGATRKAAPGPGKVEREAPPRSVPAARPPVRGNVREVEPRVDRSGGPPDRPEGGRGIVQERAPAGRSPDPGSRGQEIRGNRGGDDGGRGDDRGGDRGGGGRGDDRGGGGGGGRWR from the coding sequence ATGAAGCGCGCCGCCTTTTACATCGCCGCATCGATCGCCGCTTTCATTCTTGCCGGGGTCCCTCCCACCCTCGCCCAGGAGGAGGAAGGTCCCGAGGGGGGGATCTCCGCGTACGCCGTCGCCCGGGTCAAGGTGCTGGACGGCTCCGTGTGGGTTCGCCCGTCGGACGGCGGGGAATGGGAGGAGTTCTCGAGCAACAGCCCGATTCCCCCGCGCAGCCGCGTGAGCGTGCCGGACGGGTCGGAGGCGGAGCTGCAGTTCCACGGCGGGCAGTTCGTCCTGCTGACCTCCGGGACCGACCTCGAAGTTCGCGACCTTCAGGAGGGGAAATCCGTTTTCCGGCTGCGCGCGGGGGAGATCCGGTTCGACCTCCCTCCGGATGACTTCGCTCCGGTTTCCGTCCGGGTCCCCGGGGGCGCGCTTGCGCAGTTCCCCGTGCCCGGGAGGCAATGGCTGACCGTGACGGACAGCGACGAGACGCGGCTGGTCGTGCGCCGCGGCACGGCCGTGGTCACCGTGGAAGGCGACGAGCATCCCCTGCGTGCCGGTCAGGAGGCGGTGATCGGTCGGGACGTCGCTGTCGGACAGTACCGCGGCGGTGCGGATGAATCCGCCGAGCCGCCCCCGCCGTTCGAGGCGGAGGCGCAGGGCGACGCGCCGCCGGTGGTGGTGAACGAGCTGCAGGAGTACGGCGAGTGGGTCAACGTGCCGACATACGGGTCCGTCTGGCGGCCGCGCGTGGCGGTGGGCTGGTCCCCCTACGTGTACGGCCGGTGGGCGTGGATCTCCCCGTACGGATGGACGTGGGTTTCCAACGAGCCGTGGGGGTGGTATCCGTACCGGTGCGGGTATTGGCTGACCGACCCGGTCTTCGGGTGGATCTGGTCTCCGTACAACGCGTTCGTATCCGTCAACTTCGTTTTCGGCTCGAACCGATATAGGCACCACAATGTTTTCTTCCGGCCCGCGACGGTCCGCTTCGTCTCCGAGGGCAGGAATGTCCGCTGGGTGCCGCTGCGGCCGGGGGAGCGGTTTCGCCCGGTCGAATTCGCTCGCGGCGATGCCCGGCTCGCGCGATGGAACCGTCCGCTCGACAGCGGCCGGGTCTTCGTTCGCGGGGGGCCGGATCGCCGCGAATGGCGCAACTGGAGCGCCGTGCGCACTGAGCGGCAGGCGGAGATCCGGAAGACCCGCGCCGCGCAGCCGCGGCCGGACACCCGCACGGTGCGTCCGGAGAGGCGGGCGGTTCGCTCTCCCGCCGCTGTCGAACGGAAGAAAAGCGCCGAAAGGCCGAAGAAGGGGATGCAAGTCAAGCAACGGGAGACCCGGCCCGCGCCGCAAGAGGACCGGGGGACCGGAGCGACGAGGAAGGCCGCGCCGGGGCCGGGGAAGGTAGAAAGGGAGGCGCCTCCTCGCAGCGTCCCCGCGGCTCGCCCGCCGGTGCGTGGGAATGTGCGCGAGGTCGAACCGAGGGTCGATCGATCGGGCGGTCCGCCGGACCGGCCGGAAGGGGGCCGGGGGATCGTGCAGGAGCGGGCGCCGGCGGGGCGGAGTCCGGATCCGGGGTCGCGCGGCCAGGAGATCCGCGGCAACCGCGGTGGCGATGACGGAGGCCGAGGGGACGACCGTGGCGGTGATCGGGGTGGCGGCGGCCGAGGGGACGACCGTGGTGGTGGCGGCGGCGGCGGCCGCTGGCGCTGA